In Desulfarculaceae bacterium, the following are encoded in one genomic region:
- a CDS encoding 2-isopropylmalate synthase: MSNHVKIFDTTLRDGEQSPGASMNHEEKLRLAQKLAQLNVDIMEVGFPASSPGDFDSVKLIAQNVKGPVICGLSRTRHEDIKTCWEAIKDAEKKRIHVFIATSDIHLEHKLKMTREQVLAEITSGVGLAKSFCDDVEFSAEDATRTDPEFLAVAIQTALDAGATTINIPDTVGYTMPHEYIERFKFLYEKVPGLKDVTTSVHCHDDLGLAVGNSLAGITAGARQVEGCINGIGERAGNASVEEVVMMLATREAELGLTTQIKRDELYSASRLVSMITGIVVQPNKAIVGANAFAHEAGIHVAGVLKQPLTYEIMTPEEVGVGQNSLVLGKHSGRAALGARLKEMGYALDKESFEKLFDAFKRLADKKKDVFNEDLEALIADEILRIPLRWRLDYMNIVSGTVTVPTATVRLYDCEELKQEFGSGSGPVDAVYNTINKITGSKAELLRFTISAITGGLDAQGEVTVRLGGDGHVVLGKGADPDIMVAAAKAFINGLNRLEYLKTHAPAVKAQERTL; the protein is encoded by the coding sequence ATGTCCAACCACGTAAAAATCTTCGACACCACCCTGCGAGACGGTGAACAGTCGCCCGGCGCCTCCATGAACCACGAAGAAAAGCTGCGCCTGGCCCAGAAGCTGGCCCAGCTCAACGTGGACATCATGGAGGTGGGCTTCCCCGCCTCCAGCCCCGGGGACTTCGACTCGGTCAAGCTCATCGCCCAGAACGTGAAGGGCCCGGTGATCTGCGGCCTCTCGCGCACCCGCCATGAGGACATCAAAACCTGCTGGGAGGCGATCAAGGACGCCGAGAAAAAGCGCATCCATGTTTTCATCGCCACCAGCGACATCCACCTGGAGCACAAGCTCAAGATGACCCGCGAGCAGGTGCTGGCCGAGATCACCTCCGGGGTGGGCCTGGCCAAGAGCTTCTGCGACGACGTGGAGTTCAGCGCCGAGGACGCCACCCGCACCGATCCCGAGTTCCTGGCCGTGGCCATCCAGACCGCCCTGGACGCCGGAGCCACCACCATCAACATCCCCGACACCGTGGGCTACACCATGCCTCACGAGTACATCGAGCGCTTCAAGTTCCTCTATGAGAAGGTGCCGGGCCTCAAGGACGTGACCACCAGCGTGCACTGCCACGACGACCTGGGCCTGGCCGTAGGCAACTCCCTGGCCGGCATCACCGCCGGAGCCCGCCAGGTGGAGGGCTGCATCAACGGCATCGGCGAGCGCGCGGGCAACGCCTCCGTCGAGGAGGTCGTGATGATGCTGGCCACCCGCGAGGCCGAGCTGGGCCTCACCACCCAGATCAAGCGCGACGAGCTCTACTCGGCCAGCCGCCTGGTGTCCATGATCACCGGCATCGTGGTGCAGCCCAACAAGGCCATCGTGGGGGCCAACGCCTTCGCCCACGAGGCGGGCATCCACGTGGCCGGGGTGCTCAAACAGCCCCTGACCTACGAGATCATGACCCCCGAAGAGGTGGGCGTGGGCCAGAACAGCCTGGTGCTGGGCAAGCACTCGGGCCGCGCCGCCCTGGGCGCCCGGCTCAAGGAGATGGGCTACGCCCTGGACAAGGAGAGCTTCGAAAAGCTCTTCGACGCCTTCAAGCGCCTGGCCGACAAGAAGAAGGACGTCTTCAACGAGGACCTGGAGGCGCTCATCGCCGACGAGATCCTGCGCATACCCCTGCGCTGGCGCCTGGACTATATGAACATCGTCAGCGGCACGGTGACCGTGCCCACGGCCACGGTGCGCCTGTATGATTGCGAGGAGCTCAAGCAGGAGTTCGGCTCCGGCTCCGGCCCGGTGGACGCGGTGTACAACACCATCAACAAGATCACCGGCTCCAAGGCCGAACTCCTACGCTTCACTATCAGCGCCATCACCGGGGGACTGGACGCCCAGGGTGAAGTGACGGTACGATTAGGCGGAGACGGACACGTGGTTCTGGGCAAGGGCGCGGACCCCGACATTATGGTGGCCGCGGCCAAGGCGTTTATTAACGGCCTGAACCGCCTGGAGTACCTCAAGACCCACGCCCCGGCGGTGAAAGCACAGGAGCGCACTCTTTGA
- a CDS encoding aspartate-semialdehyde dehydrogenase → MSKLFKVAVCGATGAVGNQMIQCLEERDFPVGELRLLASERSKGKKLNYKGEDIPVQVLDNGSFEGIDIALFSAGGGTSQDFAPVAAASGAVVVDNSSAWRMDPEVPLVVPEVNPDAVAGYTTKGIIANPNCSTIQMVVVLEPIHKAAGLERVVVSTYQAVSGTGQKAIVELENQLKALHEGREPEVKVYPKQIAWNLLPHIDVFKDNGYTKEEMKMVLETQKIMGDESIKVSATCVRVPVRYGHSEALNLQTREKLSAEDVREIMAKAPGVKVVDDPANLVYPTPLMAAGQDLTLVGRIREDISQERGIDLFLVADNIRKGAATNAVQIAELLAAKYL, encoded by the coding sequence ATGAGCAAGCTTTTCAAGGTGGCGGTGTGCGGCGCGACGGGCGCCGTGGGCAACCAGATGATCCAGTGTCTGGAAGAACGGGATTTCCCGGTGGGCGAGCTGCGCCTGCTGGCCTCGGAGCGCTCCAAGGGTAAAAAACTTAACTACAAGGGCGAGGACATCCCGGTGCAGGTGCTGGACAACGGCTCCTTCGAGGGTATCGACATCGCCCTGTTCAGCGCGGGCGGCGGCACCAGCCAGGACTTCGCCCCGGTGGCGGCCGCCTCGGGCGCGGTGGTGGTGGACAACTCCTCGGCCTGGCGCATGGACCCCGAGGTGCCCCTGGTGGTGCCCGAGGTGAACCCCGACGCGGTGGCCGGCTACACCACCAAGGGCATCATCGCCAACCCCAACTGCTCCACCATCCAGATGGTGGTGGTGCTGGAGCCCATCCACAAGGCGGCGGGCCTGGAGCGGGTGGTGGTTAGCACCTATCAGGCGGTCAGCGGCACCGGCCAGAAGGCCATCGTGGAGTTGGAGAACCAGCTCAAGGCCTTGCACGAGGGCCGCGAGCCGGAGGTGAAGGTGTATCCCAAGCAGATCGCCTGGAACCTGCTGCCCCACATCGACGTTTTCAAGGACAACGGCTACACCAAGGAAGAGATGAAGATGGTCTTGGAGACCCAGAAGATCATGGGCGACGAGAGCATCAAGGTGAGCGCCACCTGCGTGCGGGTGCCGGTGCGTTACGGCCACTCCGAGGCGCTGAACCTCCAGACCCGCGAAAAGCTCAGCGCCGAGGACGTGCGCGAGATAATGGCCAAGGCCCCCGGCGTGAAGGTGGTGGACGACCCGGCCAACCTGGTCTACCCCACTCCGCTGATGGCCGCGGGCCAGGACCTGACCCTGGTGGGCCGCATCCGCGAGGACATCAGCCAGGAGCGCGGCATCGACCTGTTCCTGGTGGCCGACAACATCCGCAAGGGCGCGGCCACCAACGCGGTGCAGATCGCCGAGCTGTTGGCGGCCAAGTACCTGTAG
- a CDS encoding 3-isopropylmalate dehydratase large subunit, producing MNLPQTMSQKILASHAGLPSVEPGAIVEAGIDMVLANDLSAPLMMRGFKEAGGERVFDPARVVLVADHFTPNKDVASALIAKEMGEFASSHRLVHRFEGGRVGVSHVLMTEQGLALPGELIIGGDSRAITYGALGAFATGVGASDLAAALVTGKAWFKVPETIKVELRGEMGPWVGGMDIALALLKLLGPEGADYQSLEFHGPLAAELSMEARQTICNLMVESGAKAALFPVDQATTDYLADKAQRSWHSVAPDPEAAYSRVVELDATGLEPLAARPHLPHDVAPAHSAGYEPVNQVFIGSCAAARLEDLRVAAKVLKGRSVHPRVRLMVIPATPALALAALKEGLSETFVAAGGMVGPPSCGPCAGGHLGVLAPGEVAVATANRNYRGRMGHPGSRIYLAGPAVAAASAILGRVADPKEVAS from the coding sequence TTGAACCTTCCCCAGACCATGAGCCAGAAGATCCTGGCCTCCCACGCCGGGCTCCCCTCGGTGGAGCCCGGCGCCATCGTGGAGGCCGGGATCGATATGGTTTTAGCCAACGACCTCAGCGCCCCCCTGATGATGCGCGGCTTCAAGGAGGCCGGCGGCGAGCGGGTCTTCGACCCGGCCCGGGTGGTGTTGGTGGCCGACCACTTCACCCCCAACAAGGACGTGGCCAGCGCGCTCATCGCCAAGGAGATGGGCGAGTTCGCCTCGTCCCACCGCCTGGTGCACCGCTTCGAAGGCGGCCGGGTGGGGGTTTCCCACGTGCTGATGACCGAGCAGGGCCTGGCCCTACCCGGCGAGCTGATCATCGGCGGCGACAGCCGGGCCATCACCTACGGCGCCCTGGGGGCCTTTGCCACCGGGGTGGGGGCCAGCGACCTGGCCGCGGCCCTGGTCACTGGCAAGGCCTGGTTCAAGGTGCCCGAGACGATCAAGGTGGAGCTAAGGGGAGAGATGGGCCCCTGGGTTGGGGGCATGGACATCGCCCTGGCCCTGCTCAAGCTCCTGGGCCCGGAAGGGGCCGACTACCAGAGCCTGGAGTTCCACGGCCCCTTGGCGGCGGAGCTCTCCATGGAGGCCCGCCAGACCATCTGCAACCTCATGGTGGAAAGCGGAGCCAAGGCGGCCCTGTTCCCGGTGGACCAGGCCACCACCGACTACCTGGCCGACAAGGCCCAGCGTTCCTGGCACTCGGTGGCCCCGGACCCGGAGGCCGCCTACAGCCGGGTGGTGGAGCTGGACGCCACCGGCCTGGAGCCCCTGGCCGCCCGGCCGCACCTGCCCCACGACGTGGCCCCGGCCCACAGCGCGGGCTACGAGCCGGTGAACCAGGTGTTCATCGGCTCTTGCGCGGCGGCCCGTTTGGAGGATTTGCGCGTGGCCGCCAAGGTGCTCAAGGGCCGCTCGGTGCACCCCCGGGTGCGCCTCATGGTCATCCCAGCCACCCCGGCTCTGGCGCTGGCCGCCCTCAAGGAGGGGCTCAGCGAGACCTTCGTGGCCGCCGGGGGCATGGTGGGGCCGCCCTCCTGCGGGCCCTGCGCAGGGGGGCACCTGGGGGTTCTGGCCCCGGGCGAGGTGGCCGTGGCCACGGCCAACCGCAACTACCGGGGCCGCATGGGGCACCCGGGCAGCCGCATCTACCTGGCCGGCCCGGCGGTGGCCGCGGCCAGCGCCATCCTGGGGCGGGTGGCCGACCCCAAGGAGGTGGCCTCATGA
- the leuD gene encoding 3-isopropylmalate dehydratase small subunit (catalyzes the isomerization between 2-isopropylmalate and 3-isopropylmalate in leucine biosynthesis), with amino-acid sequence MISGRAWVFGDHISSDAIIPARYLNQRNPRAWAGVVLADLRPEFAEQLGFGDFIVAGRNFGCGSSREQSPLAIKTAGVGAVIAHSFSRMFYRNAYNLGLPVFVCPEAATKVHDGDRLRLDLFSGLIEDEDQERAFQADPVDPYLSGLVSAGGLIMKTRKQITGH; translated from the coding sequence ATGATTTCCGGACGCGCCTGGGTCTTCGGAGACCACATCTCCTCGGACGCCATCATCCCCGCCCGCTACCTGAACCAGCGCAACCCCCGCGCCTGGGCCGGGGTGGTCTTGGCCGACCTGCGGCCCGAGTTCGCCGAGCAGCTGGGCTTCGGCGACTTCATCGTGGCCGGGCGCAACTTCGGCTGCGGCTCCTCGCGGGAGCAGTCCCCCCTGGCCATCAAGACCGCCGGGGTGGGCGCGGTGATCGCCCACAGCTTTTCGCGCATGTTCTACCGCAACGCCTACAACCTGGGCCTGCCGGTGTTCGTGTGCCCCGAGGCCGCGACCAAGGTGCACGACGGCGACCGTCTGCGCCTGGACCTGTTCTCCGGGTTGATCGAGGACGAGGACCAGGAGCGCGCTTTCCAGGCCGATCCGGTGGACCCCTACCTCAGCGGACTGGTCAGCGCCGGGGGGCTCATCATGAAAACGCGAAAACAGATCACCGGGCATTAG
- the pssA gene encoding CDP-diacylglycerol--serine O-phosphatidyltransferase — MGRRNKRSRKERREARRRGAYVLPNLFTTASLFSGFFAATEAIQGNFMLAALAILASLVLDGLDGKVARATNTTSQFGVEYDSLCDLVAFGVAPAVLLYMWSLQSLDRLGFAAGFLFVACGALRLARFNVQTEKVGTSHFVGLPIPAAASVVSTLVLMWTELAPGAPPNPWLLVALVFVLSFLMVSSIPYLSFKELGISKLKSFNWMVGTVLLFILVAIQPQVMGFALLAAYVLGGPFAARFLAKKKAAKLEAAKADEAAAVADHERLPLS; from the coding sequence ATGGGCCGACGCAACAAACGTTCCCGCAAAGAGCGGCGCGAAGCGCGCCGGCGGGGGGCGTATGTTCTGCCCAACCTCTTTACCACCGCCAGCCTCTTCTCCGGCTTCTTCGCGGCCACCGAGGCCATCCAGGGCAACTTCATGCTCGCGGCCCTGGCCATCCTGGCATCCCTGGTGCTGGACGGCCTGGACGGCAAGGTGGCCCGCGCCACCAACACCACCAGCCAGTTCGGGGTGGAGTATGACTCCCTCTGCGACCTGGTGGCCTTCGGGGTGGCGCCCGCGGTGCTGCTCTACATGTGGAGCCTCCAGTCCCTGGACCGCCTGGGCTTCGCCGCCGGGTTCCTCTTCGTGGCCTGCGGTGCCCTGCGCCTGGCCCGCTTCAACGTGCAGACCGAAAAAGTAGGCACCAGCCACTTCGTGGGCCTGCCCATCCCGGCCGCGGCCAGCGTGGTCTCCACCCTGGTGCTCATGTGGACCGAGCTGGCCCCCGGCGCTCCGCCAAATCCCTGGCTGCTGGTGGCCCTGGTCTTCGTGCTCAGTTTCCTTATGGTCAGCTCCATCCCCTACCTTTCCTTCAAGGAGCTGGGCATTTCCAAGCTGAAGTCCTTCAACTGGATGGTGGGCACGGTCCTGCTGTTCATCCTGGTGGCCATCCAGCCCCAGGTGATGGGCTTCGCGCTGCTGGCCGCCTACGTGCTGGGCGGCCCCTTCGCCGCGCGCTTCCTGGCCAAGAAGAAGGCCGCCAAGCTCGAGGCCGCCAAGGCCGACGAGGCCGCCGCCGTGGCCGATCACGAGCGATTGCCCCTTTCCTAG